In Francisella hispaniensis FSC454, a genomic segment contains:
- a CDS encoding tyrosine-type recombinase/integrase, translated as MAGKLTVSKINSLKPKDKDYREGDGNNLYLKVNKGVGTKSWQFRYNGSFMGIGSYPALTLQNARKLAIQYKELIANGEDPKVYRDSQKDKDELLLNSIATKFIQHKIEIKSWTGQTPKKKMGYYEKDIKPVFKNRYINKIKPKEIIDFLKRFKENPSKQSKIYDIISGLYSYAIHNCYIDVNPLSGLKKGEILTPEANKKYPHIDPIRQRAWFSQLLNDIDNYRGQIQTIKALQILPYLGFRPSMVAELKWNEVYLNGTEHEPRPHILIDQPLRMKTRKEFAQPLSKQAVEIIKEMKAINGNKEYVFSSTKGGHVSIGTLSQAFQRMGYDGKGSKPHQVTHGFRHIVSTILHSLEHEKKWNFIAVETVLAHEAQNKVQATYNTYDYFNERVEMINILADYIDDVKANSNVINMEVS; from the coding sequence ATGGCTGGTAAACTTACAGTATCTAAAATAAATAGCTTAAAACCTAAAGATAAAGATTATCGAGAGGGTGACGGTAATAACTTATATCTAAAAGTAAATAAAGGTGTTGGTACTAAGTCATGGCAGTTTAGATATAACGGCTCATTTATGGGAATTGGTAGCTATCCGGCATTAACTTTACAGAATGCTAGAAAATTAGCAATCCAGTACAAAGAGTTAATAGCCAACGGAGAAGACCCGAAGGTATATAGAGATAGCCAAAAAGATAAAGACGAGCTTTTACTTAATAGTATTGCTACCAAATTTATTCAGCATAAGATAGAAATTAAATCATGGACTGGTCAGACTCCAAAGAAAAAGATGGGATACTATGAGAAAGATATAAAACCAGTTTTTAAAAACAGATACATAAACAAGATAAAACCAAAAGAGATAATAGACTTTCTTAAAAGATTTAAAGAAAATCCATCTAAGCAAAGCAAAATATACGATATTATAAGTGGTTTATATAGTTATGCTATTCATAATTGCTATATAGATGTAAACCCGTTATCAGGATTAAAGAAAGGGGAGATATTAACTCCAGAAGCTAATAAAAAATATCCCCATATAGACCCTATAAGACAAAGAGCTTGGTTTAGTCAGTTATTAAATGATATAGATAACTACAGAGGACAAATACAAACTATTAAGGCATTACAGATACTACCTTACTTAGGCTTTAGACCATCTATGGTAGCAGAATTGAAATGGAATGAAGTGTATTTAAATGGAACAGAGCACGAGCCTAGACCACATATACTAATAGACCAACCTTTGAGAATGAAGACTAGAAAAGAGTTTGCTCAACCATTATCTAAACAAGCTGTAGAAATAATAAAAGAAATGAAAGCTATAAATGGAAATAAAGAATATGTATTTTCGTCTACTAAGGGGGGACATGTAAGTATTGGTACATTATCGCAAGCGTTTCAAAGAATGGGCTATGATGGTAAAGGTAGTAAACCCCATCAAGTTACACATGGTTTTAGACATATAGTATCTACAATACTCCATAGTCTGGAGCATGAAAAGAAATGGAATTTTATAGCTGTAGAAACTGTTTTAGCCCATGAAGCCCAAAATAAGGTACAGGCTACATATAATACCTATGACTATTTTAATGAAAGGGTAGAGATGATTAATATATTGGCTGATTATATAGATGATGTAAAAGCTAATAGTAATGTTATTAATATGGAAGTAAGTTAG
- a CDS encoding FeoA domain-containing protein, producing the protein MTYNKNDKFIVRGFHTNCPAAFKDKIIAMGVIEGQQMIVTNKSILGGPIAFETNCGSFSLRKKDLEFLKLEKIN; encoded by the coding sequence ATGACTTATAACAAAAATGATAAATTTATTGTTAGAGGCTTTCATACAAATTGTCCAGCCGCATTCAAAGATAAGATAATCGCAATGGGTGTGATTGAAGGTCAGCAAATGATTGTAACAAACAAATCAATCTTAGGTGGACCAATTGCTTTTGAAACTAATTGTGGCTCATTTTCATTGCGTAAAAAAGACCTAGAGTTTTTAAAATTAGAAAAAATAAATTAA
- a CDS encoding SPOR domain-containing protein, which translates to MKDLSRLDIPKKTAKDSLQEPQKPKNSKKKKILIALIVCLLFVAVVSKLINKHLKKIKAEQEKAKIELQAEKTQISKSPDNKKNNQTADLSTKENTSNDKMVFTFYNNLKHDSVEVDVVPEAQRAQYKYTYIYQIASFRNMDETTWYVKKMKEDGLNPQFERVGNWIRMYIGPYDSKRAMAPDIIKLQRIGLNGGFPREISRTKIEPKDTNKDSNSKTSNKDSSDSNSKN; encoded by the coding sequence ATGAAAGATCTATCAAGACTTGATATTCCAAAAAAAACAGCCAAAGATAGCTTACAAGAGCCACAAAAGCCAAAAAACTCTAAGAAAAAAAAGATTTTGATAGCTCTGATTGTATGTCTTTTATTTGTAGCTGTAGTATCTAAACTTATAAATAAACACTTAAAAAAGATAAAAGCTGAACAAGAAAAAGCTAAAATAGAGCTACAAGCAGAAAAAACTCAAATATCAAAATCTCCAGATAATAAAAAAAATAATCAAACAGCTGATTTAAGCACTAAAGAAAATACTTCGAATGATAAAATGGTATTTACATTTTACAATAATCTCAAACATGATAGTGTAGAAGTAGATGTAGTTCCAGAAGCGCAAAGAGCGCAATACAAATACACTTATATTTATCAAATTGCCTCTTTCAGAAATATGGATGAAACTACTTGGTATGTCAAAAAAATGAAAGAAGACGGGCTTAATCCTCAATTTGAACGCGTAGGCAACTGGATTAGAATGTACATAGGCCCTTATGATAGTAAGCGTGCAATGGCTCCAGATATCATCAAGCTACAAAGAATCGGACTAAATGGCGGTTTCCCTCGTGAGATCAGTCGTACTAAAATAGAACCTAAAGATACTAACAAAGATTCTAATTCTAAAACCTCTAACAAAGATTCAAGTGATAGTAATTCAAAAAACTAA
- a CDS encoding hydroxyacylglutathione hydrolase, whose protein sequence is MQIKRWFLNNSLRNYQYLLYDKTHAIVIDPLKSDIFAEFIAQNKLQLEAILITHKHGDHIAGVKKLSALYPNAKVYAYSENDLFKPDIYVKDGSFINLGFTNFRVMYTPGHIDDHVCFLFERERALFCGDTLFNAGVGGIQAESADINQLYDSLVKITKLDGDIKPYPAHDYWLGNLDFALSIVADDSYFNYYRNQVAELAAEDKPIVNLAEEAKLNIFIRAMSDRALLKALPDYSLGREMFVKLRQLKNNF, encoded by the coding sequence ATGCAAATTAAAAGATGGTTTTTAAATAATAGCTTAAGAAACTATCAGTATCTCTTATATGATAAAACCCATGCTATTGTTATAGATCCTCTAAAGTCTGATATTTTCGCTGAATTTATTGCACAAAATAAATTACAGCTTGAGGCTATTTTGATTACACATAAGCATGGTGATCACATTGCTGGGGTCAAAAAATTATCAGCCTTATATCCAAATGCTAAAGTTTATGCATATAGTGAAAATGACTTATTCAAGCCAGATATTTATGTCAAGGATGGAAGTTTTATAAATCTTGGTTTTACTAATTTTAGGGTTATGTATACGCCTGGTCATATAGATGATCATGTGTGCTTTCTATTTGAGCGAGAGCGAGCTCTTTTCTGTGGTGATACATTATTTAACGCTGGAGTAGGTGGTATTCAAGCAGAATCAGCAGATATAAATCAATTATATGACTCATTAGTCAAAATTACTAAGTTAGATGGTGATATTAAGCCATATCCTGCCCATGATTATTGGCTTGGTAATCTCGATTTTGCATTAAGTATCGTTGCTGATGATAGCTATTTTAATTATTATAGAAATCAAGTTGCTGAATTAGCAGCTGAAGATAAACCAATAGTTAATTTAGCAGAAGAAGCCAAATTAAATATTTTTATCAGAGCGATGTCAGATAGAGCACTTTTAAAAGCCTTGCCTGATTATAGTTTGGGTCGAGAAATGTTTGTTAAATTAAGACAATTAAAAAATAATTTTTAG